In Zea mays cultivar B73 chromosome 7, Zm-B73-REFERENCE-NAM-5.0, whole genome shotgun sequence, the following proteins share a genomic window:
- the LOC103633112 gene encoding uncharacterized protein isoform X2, with product MQCMAQEGSEASVASSPPPQTPPSASSWWRDMQHPAAYGAWPPSPAARWPPPVSMAPAATTQQQQQHGGRATTSSDGLSASNATVASFTNHSGLSLDSAGGAEAAAAAAAAAESHLWNQVLIMGAGGEVGRSMQAVHDAHDDSENFLDLLNSRALAPELFAEPPACDYLKKMEYGGGSGGWPDHNFTTSALEKHLGSGYGAPERLTANLSDLVSNWSIAPPSPCLGDARHHRVAVAGAGACDNNNAAVAALGLGGKAAAGLFLDSGGVGVCNSKHEIGGHGAMLEEAAAASGGSGQELLRPAGYSSMLGLSSSSRMYMDVPWGNNASRSLSDLISFGGTPLGKPEQPTPAATSTKAQAAEYKKQGREISSPPKTSSEGGSKGSSDGKKKKRSDGRQGSEANAKKSKNEASSPTSSSLKASQLPKVKLGDKITALQQIVSPFGKTDTASVLYEAINYIKWLHEQVQLLSDPYMKTSSSKDYNAWGGLDWKDKSETEMDLQSRGLCLVPVSCTPQVYRDNNGPDYWTPPYRSCLYR from the exons ATGCAGTGCATGGCGCAGGAGGGCTCTGAGGCCTCCGTCGCCAGCTCCCCGCCGCCCCAGACGCCGCCGTCGGCCTCCTCCTGGTGGCGCGACATGCAGCACCCGGCTGCCTACGGCGCGTGGCCGCCGTCCCCCGCGGCGAGGTGGCCGCCCCCGGTATCGATGGCGCCGGCAGCGAcgacgcagcagcagcagcagcatggcGGACGGGCGACGACGTCCTCCGACGGTCTCTCGGCCTCCAACGCCACCGTGGCGTCCTTCACCAACCACTCCGGGCTCAGCCTGGACTCCGCGGGTGGAGCTgaggccgccgccgctgccgccgccgccgccgagagccACCTCTGGAACCAAGTCCTCATCAT GGGCGCCGGCGGCGAGGTTGGAAGGAGCATGCAGGCCGTGCACGACGCCCACGACGACAGCGAGAACTTCCTCGACCTGCTCAACTCGAGGGCGCTGGCGCCGGAGCTCTTCGCCGAGCCGCCGGCCTGCGACTACCTCAAGAAGATGGAgtacggcggcggcagcggcggctggCCGGACCACAACTTCACGACATCCGCCCTGGAGAAGCACCTGGGCTCCGGCTACGGCGCGCCGGAGCGGCTCACGGCGAACCTGTCCGACCTTGTCAGCAACTGGTCCATCGCGCCGCCGAGCCCGTGTCTCGGCGACGCGCGCCACCACCGCGTCGCAGTCGCAGGGGCAGGGGCATGCGATAACAACAACGCCGCGGTGGCCGCCTTGGGGCTCGGCGGCAAGGCCGCCGCCGGCCTGTTCCTGGACTCCGGCGGCGTCGGCGTCTGCAACAGCAAGCACGAGATAGGCGGCCACGGCGCGATGCTGGAGGAAGCGGCGGCGGCGTCCGGGGGCAGCGGCCAGGAGTTGCTCCGGCCCGCGGGGTACAGCTCCATGCTCgggctcagcagcagcagcaggatgTATATGGACGTGCCGTGGGGCAACAATGCCAGCAGGAGCCTTTCCGACCTGATATCTTTCGGCGGAACACCTCTGGGAAAACCAGAGCAACCGACGCCGGCGGCCACGTCAACGAAGGCGCAGGCGGCGGAGTACAAGAAGCAAGGGCGGGAAATCTCTTCGCCA CCGAAGACGAGTAGCGAAGGTGGCAGCAAGGGAAGctcggacgggaagaagaagaagagatcaGACGGGCGGCAAGGCTCGGAGGCGAACGCCAAGAAGTCCAAGAATGAGGCGTCCTCACCCACGTCGTCATCTCTCAAG GCATCGCAGCTGCCAAAAGTGAAGTTAGGAGACAAGATTACTGCACTGCAACAGATCGTTTCACCATTTGGAAAG ACCGATACCGCGTCAGTTCTGTATGAGGCGATAAATTACATCAAGTGGTTGCATGAACAAGTGCAG TTGCTGAGTGATCCATACATGAAGACAAGCAGTAGCAAG GACTACAACGCATGGGGAGGGTTGGACTGGAAGGACAAGTCGGAGACGGAGATGGACCTGCAAAGTAGAGGCCTGTGCTTGGTACCCGTCTCATGCACCCCTCAGGTGTACAGGGATAACAACGGCCCGGATTACTGGACGCCCCCGTATAGAAGCTGCTTATACCGATGA
- the LOC103633112 gene encoding uncharacterized protein isoform X1, with protein MQCMAQEGSEASVASSPPPQTPPSASSWWRDMQHPAAYGAWPPSPAARWPPPVSMAPAATTQQQQQHGGRATTSSDGLSASNATVASFTNHSGLSLDSAGGAEAAAAAAAAAESHLWNQVLIMGAGGEVGRSMQAVHDAHDDSENFLDLLNSRALAPELFAEPPACDYLKKMEYGGGSGGWPDHNFTTSALEKHLGSGYGAPERLTANLSDLVSNWSIAPPSPCLGDARHHRVAVAGAGACDNNNAAVAALGLGGKAAAGLFLDSGGVGVCNSKHEIGGHGAMLEEAAAASGGSGQELLRPAGYSSMLGLSSSSRMYMDVPWGNNASRSLSDLISFGGTPLGKPEQPTPAATSTKAQAAEYKKQGREISSPPKTSSEGGSKGSSDGKKKKRSDGRQGSEANAKKSKNEASSPTSSSLKQASQLPKVKLGDKITALQQIVSPFGKTDTASVLYEAINYIKWLHEQVQLLSDPYMKTSSSKDYNAWGGLDWKDKSETEMDLQSRGLCLVPVSCTPQVYRDNNGPDYWTPPYRSCLYR; from the exons ATGCAGTGCATGGCGCAGGAGGGCTCTGAGGCCTCCGTCGCCAGCTCCCCGCCGCCCCAGACGCCGCCGTCGGCCTCCTCCTGGTGGCGCGACATGCAGCACCCGGCTGCCTACGGCGCGTGGCCGCCGTCCCCCGCGGCGAGGTGGCCGCCCCCGGTATCGATGGCGCCGGCAGCGAcgacgcagcagcagcagcagcatggcGGACGGGCGACGACGTCCTCCGACGGTCTCTCGGCCTCCAACGCCACCGTGGCGTCCTTCACCAACCACTCCGGGCTCAGCCTGGACTCCGCGGGTGGAGCTgaggccgccgccgctgccgccgccgccgccgagagccACCTCTGGAACCAAGTCCTCATCAT GGGCGCCGGCGGCGAGGTTGGAAGGAGCATGCAGGCCGTGCACGACGCCCACGACGACAGCGAGAACTTCCTCGACCTGCTCAACTCGAGGGCGCTGGCGCCGGAGCTCTTCGCCGAGCCGCCGGCCTGCGACTACCTCAAGAAGATGGAgtacggcggcggcagcggcggctggCCGGACCACAACTTCACGACATCCGCCCTGGAGAAGCACCTGGGCTCCGGCTACGGCGCGCCGGAGCGGCTCACGGCGAACCTGTCCGACCTTGTCAGCAACTGGTCCATCGCGCCGCCGAGCCCGTGTCTCGGCGACGCGCGCCACCACCGCGTCGCAGTCGCAGGGGCAGGGGCATGCGATAACAACAACGCCGCGGTGGCCGCCTTGGGGCTCGGCGGCAAGGCCGCCGCCGGCCTGTTCCTGGACTCCGGCGGCGTCGGCGTCTGCAACAGCAAGCACGAGATAGGCGGCCACGGCGCGATGCTGGAGGAAGCGGCGGCGGCGTCCGGGGGCAGCGGCCAGGAGTTGCTCCGGCCCGCGGGGTACAGCTCCATGCTCgggctcagcagcagcagcaggatgTATATGGACGTGCCGTGGGGCAACAATGCCAGCAGGAGCCTTTCCGACCTGATATCTTTCGGCGGAACACCTCTGGGAAAACCAGAGCAACCGACGCCGGCGGCCACGTCAACGAAGGCGCAGGCGGCGGAGTACAAGAAGCAAGGGCGGGAAATCTCTTCGCCA CCGAAGACGAGTAGCGAAGGTGGCAGCAAGGGAAGctcggacgggaagaagaagaagagatcaGACGGGCGGCAAGGCTCGGAGGCGAACGCCAAGAAGTCCAAGAATGAGGCGTCCTCACCCACGTCGTCATCTCTCAAG CAGGCATCGCAGCTGCCAAAAGTGAAGTTAGGAGACAAGATTACTGCACTGCAACAGATCGTTTCACCATTTGGAAAG ACCGATACCGCGTCAGTTCTGTATGAGGCGATAAATTACATCAAGTGGTTGCATGAACAAGTGCAG TTGCTGAGTGATCCATACATGAAGACAAGCAGTAGCAAG GACTACAACGCATGGGGAGGGTTGGACTGGAAGGACAAGTCGGAGACGGAGATGGACCTGCAAAGTAGAGGCCTGTGCTTGGTACCCGTCTCATGCACCCCTCAGGTGTACAGGGATAACAACGGCCCGGATTACTGGACGCCCCCGTATAGAAGCTGCTTATACCGATGA